From Alosa sapidissima isolate fAloSap1 chromosome 7, fAloSap1.pri, whole genome shotgun sequence, the proteins below share one genomic window:
- the LOC121712816 gene encoding rho-related GTP-binding protein RhoA-C-like — MAAIRKKLVIVGDGACGKTCLLIVFSKDQFPEVYVPTVFENYVADIEVDGKQVELALWDTAGQEDYDRLRPLSYPDTDVILMCFSIDSPDSLENIPEKWTPEVKHFCPNVPIILVGNKKDLRNDEHTRRELAKMKQEPVKQEEGRDMAIRINAFGYLECSAKTKDGVREVFELATRAALQAKKRSKKSACLLL, encoded by the exons aTGGCGGCCATTCGGAAGAAGCTAGTCATTGTTGGAGATGGTGCATGTGGAAAGACCTGTTTGCTTATAGTTTTCAGCAAAGATCAGTTTCCTGAAGTGTATGTCCCCACTGTATTTGAAAACTATGTTGCTGACATCGAAGTTGATGGGAAACAG GTGGAGCTGGCTCTGTGGGATACAGCAGGCCAGGAGGACTACGACAGACTGCGGCCCCTGTCTTACCCCGACACGGACGTCATACTCATGTGTTTCTCCATAGATAGCCCAGACAGTTTGG AGAACATTCCAGAGAAGTGGACTCCGGAGGTCAAACACTTCTGTCCGAACGTTCCTATCATTCTGGTGGGCAACAAAAAGGATCTGCGCAACGACGAGCACACACGCCGGGAACTAGCAAAGATGAAACAG GAACCTGTTAAACAAGAGGAGGGCCGGGACATGGCCATTCGCATAAATGCCTTTGGCTACCTGGAGTGCTCAGCCAAGACGAAGGATGGCGTCAGGGAGGTGTTTGAATTGGCCACTAGGGCAGCGCTGCAAGCCAAGAAGCGCAGCAAAAAGAGCGCCTGCCTCTTGTTATAG
- the tpk2 gene encoding thiamin pyrophosphokinase 2, whose translation MTASLSTWPEKMLQLLRRMNNFHLPGSTLNSCMRFEVEGEQVGWVQPKIASILSRFPDVFTSHSGAISVHSSLDSYAKRSEAVDQVLQELRKDESLTCLKGWRNEKYSVMPRFCDTPLMCMERSATSLFGVKRYGVHLNGYSWDDSGRLCMWLGRRSPTKQTYPGRLDNLAAGGLAAGCGVKHTMVKECEEEACIPASIAEKARPVGTVSYTYEDHEGVFPECQFVFDLELPLDFRPQIGDGEVQNFYFYPIEKVKELLVADEFKPNCAMVVLDFLIRHSVIQPDTEPYYHEFVAGLHRTV comes from the exons ATGACAGCGTCATTGTCAACTTGGCCGGAGAAAATGCTCCAACTGCTTCGCCGAATGAACAACTTTCACTTACCAG GATCAACTTTGAACAGCTGTATGCGATTTGAAGTGGAAGGGGAACAAGTCGGGTGGGTGCAGCCGAAAATAGCTTCCATCTTGAGCCGTTTTCCCGATGTGTTTACATCTCATAGTGGCGCTATCTCTGTTCACTCCTCTCTCGACTCGTACGCAAAGAGGTCAGAGGCCGTTGACCAGGTTTTGCAAGAACTGAGGAAAGATGAGTCACTTACATGCCTGAAAGGCTGGAGAAACGAG AAATATTCTGTCATGCCGAGATTCTGTGACactcctctgatgtgcatggaGAGGTCAGCCACAA GTCTGTTTGGAGTGAAGCGCTATGGGGTTCACCTCAATGGATACAGTTGGGATGACAGTGGAAGGCTCTGCATGTGGTTGGGCCGGCGCTCACCAACAAAGCAGACGTACCCAGGGAGACTGGATAACCTG GCGGCAGGAGGCCTGGCTGCAGGCTGTGGAGTCAAACATACAATGGTGAAGGAGTGTGAAGAGGAGGCTTGCATCCCAGCGAGCATTGCAGAGAAAGCACGTCCTGTTGGTACTGTGAG CTATACCTATGAGGACCATGAAGGTGTGTTTCCTGAGTGCCAGTTTGTGTTTGACCTGGAGCTTCCTCTTGACTTCAGGCCTCAGATTGGGGATGGGGAAGTGCAAAACTTCTACTTCTACCCCATAGAGAAG GTTAAAGAGCTTCTGGTCGCTGATGAATTCAAACCAAACTGTGCCATGGTGGTACTTGACTTTCTGATCAGACACTCCGTCATACAGCCAGATACAG AGCCTTACTACCACGAGTTTGTCGCTGGATTGCACAGGACCGTGTGA